One Malus domestica chromosome 11, GDT2T_hap1 genomic region harbors:
- the LOC103428264 gene encoding zinc finger protein CONSTANS-LIKE 2, translating into MKECELCGVRARVHCEADQARLCWDCDGKIHGANFLVAKHPRSLLCHGCQSLTPWTGSGSKLTPTVSVCETCVERRGSKFERRAEVQESEAENDGDDDDEEREVEDGDDDCDESDDDANQVVPWSCCSYTAAEPPPVAGCSSSKEEEEEYSVSKRMRGNADEASDLRCETPLPCSLRMLKRQRLSE; encoded by the coding sequence ATGAAGGAGTGCGAGCTTTGCGGAGTTCGGGCGCGGGTTCACTGCGAGGCGGACCAGGCGAGGCTGTGCTGGGACTGCGACGGGAAGATTCACGGAGCTAACTTTCTGGTGGCGAAGCATCCAAGGAGCCTCCTCTGCCACGGATGCCAGTCGCTGACGCCGTGGACGGGGTCGGGTTCCAAGCTCACGCCGACGGTCTCTGTCTGCGAGACATGCGTGGAACGCCGCGGGAGTAAGTTCGAGCGGCGGGCGGAGGTTCAAGAAAGCGAAGCGGAGAATGACGGCGATGATGATGACGAGGAGAGAGAGGTGGAGGATGGCGATGATGATTGTGACGAGAGTGATGACGATGCGAATCAGGTGGTTCCGTGGTCGTGTTGTTCGTATACGGCGGCGGAGCCTCCGCCGGTGGCTGGTTGTTCCAGCAgtaaggaagaggaagaggaatatTCGGTGTCGAAGCGAATGCGGGGAAATGCGGACGAGGCTTCTGATCTGCGATGCGAGACGCCGTTGCCGTGTTCGTTAAGGATGTTGAAGCGACAGAGACTGAGCGAATAG